A single genomic interval of Stieleria maiorica harbors:
- a CDS encoding PEGA domain-containing protein → MLFILAATCFCQASVGCVRRRMTVRTNPPGAMVSVDNQVIGASPASTPFVYYGTREFRVEADGYRTETIRRRFNPPWYQWPGIDFVAETLWPGEIRDERIIDVTLVPKTLPASEEIIARADGLRQQSNSGIVTAPRQ, encoded by the coding sequence ATGTTGTTCATTCTGGCAGCGACGTGTTTTTGCCAGGCGAGCGTGGGCTGTGTCCGTCGGCGGATGACCGTCCGCACCAACCCTCCCGGAGCGATGGTGTCGGTCGATAACCAGGTGATCGGGGCCTCTCCCGCGTCCACACCGTTCGTCTACTACGGAACACGAGAATTTCGTGTGGAGGCGGACGGCTATCGCACCGAAACGATCCGGCGTCGCTTCAACCCGCCATGGTACCAATGGCCGGGCATCGATTTTGTCGCCGAAACCTTGTGGCCCGGCGAAATCCGTGACGAGCGCATCATCGATGTCACGTTGGTCCCCAAGACGCTTCCTGCGTCCGAAGAAATCATCGCCCGAGCCGACGGACTGCGCCAGCAATCCAACTCGGGAATCGTCACCGCCCCCCGGCAATAG
- a CDS encoding NHL repeat-containing protein translates to MAQAQDDAATAETAEDDAAEEKAPADTAAADSGSADTAGRPQTVEVPEPVDPATAAVDYPRDVALVDGKLLVVDRFLPGIWIQEGEEFELFTPGTPLLRKPMNAPWCVTAHPAGGILIGDSATREIYHAPQAGPQLIALNNGYLGIPMAIAVDASGQTIYVGDAERRAVFRLPISGGKPELVARVNARGLSFDDAGNLWAVTPDAAAVQKIDVANNSAETVVDGRPYQFPGGLVWAGEEGFVTDVYGKAIWRFAADGTTEKWFEGEPLAGPVGITADETSLYVADPKKKQVYRFDRKTKAVEPVF, encoded by the coding sequence ATGGCCCAGGCACAAGACGATGCCGCGACAGCGGAGACCGCTGAAGATGACGCGGCGGAGGAGAAGGCGCCCGCCGACACGGCGGCTGCCGACTCAGGGAGCGCCGACACGGCGGGGAGGCCGCAAACGGTCGAGGTCCCCGAGCCGGTCGATCCTGCGACCGCGGCGGTGGATTACCCCCGCGACGTAGCACTGGTGGACGGCAAATTGCTGGTCGTCGATCGATTTCTGCCGGGCATTTGGATTCAGGAAGGCGAGGAATTCGAACTGTTCACGCCCGGAACCCCGCTTTTGCGTAAGCCCATGAACGCACCTTGGTGTGTGACGGCGCATCCCGCAGGCGGCATCCTGATCGGCGATTCGGCCACCCGCGAGATCTACCACGCCCCCCAAGCGGGCCCGCAACTGATCGCGTTGAATAATGGTTACCTGGGCATTCCGATGGCGATCGCCGTCGATGCGTCCGGGCAAACGATCTATGTCGGTGACGCGGAACGCCGCGCCGTGTTTCGTCTGCCGATCAGCGGCGGAAAACCCGAACTGGTCGCACGCGTCAATGCACGGGGGCTGTCGTTTGATGACGCCGGCAATCTGTGGGCGGTGACCCCCGACGCCGCGGCGGTTCAGAAGATCGACGTCGCCAACAATTCCGCCGAAACCGTCGTCGACGGCCGTCCCTATCAATTTCCCGGCGGCCTGGTCTGGGCGGGCGAAGAAGGCTTTGTCACCGATGTCTACGGCAAGGCGATTTGGCGATTCGCAGCCGACGGGACGACCGAGAAATGGTTCGAAGGCGAACCGCTGGCCGGACCGGTCGGCATCACCGCGGACGAAACGTCCCTGTATGTCGCCGACCCAAAGAAAAAACAGGTTTACCGCTTCGATCGGAAGACCAAAGCGGTTGAACCTGTTTTCTAG
- a CDS encoding response regulator, translated as MSVEKQARIVIVEDDPDVRDSLCAIIAALGHQCVAFESAESTLAYHELGQCDCLLVDFNLPGMSGTDFLQELQQAGDPPPACLYTGRVDPRIHDAAAGLKNTMVLEKGNDSMSIVTHLQRLLDKSE; from the coding sequence TTGTCCGTAGAGAAACAAGCCCGCATCGTCATTGTGGAAGATGACCCAGACGTCCGGGATTCGCTCTGCGCGATTATAGCGGCGCTCGGCCACCAGTGTGTCGCCTTTGAGTCGGCCGAAAGTACCCTTGCCTATCACGAGTTGGGGCAGTGCGACTGCCTGTTGGTGGATTTTAATCTTCCTGGAATGAGCGGAACGGATTTCCTGCAAGAGCTACAGCAGGCCGGTGACCCACCCCCCGCGTGCCTGTACACCGGTCGCGTCGACCCGCGGATCCACGACGCGGCGGCCGGTTTGAAGAACACCATGGTGTTGGAGAAGGGCAACGATTCGATGTCGATCGTTACACACTTGCAGCGTTTGCTTGACAAGTCGGAGTGA
- a CDS encoding ArnT family glycosyltransferase has product MDRPQVIARFHWWLLLIAVIAFVLRLVHVLQTGQVPTVDQPIGDSRGYLDWAFQISQGNWYGSETFYQAPLYPYFLAILKSCFGVAALGIRLAQITLGSVSVLLVGWTSRRLFGDRAGLVAAAMLAAYPPSIFYDALIQKAALASFLLCCFLFFLTELTKRPWITIAMLCGISLALLIVTRENALLWFPIPLAWIVLGLKSPTDRPESGVADIERSQRWKLALGYVAGLTIVLLPVAARNASLGGEWSPTTFQAGPNFYIGNNLGANGVYVPLVPGHETPFYERSDAIRLAEQESGEPLSARQVSRFWMSKAIGEIRQDYLHWFQLMAIKSLMVINHYEVPDVESFAFYREFSVPLLALGKLLHFGILFPLGAIGIAMTIDRWRSLWVYYLLIATMIAAVVAFFILGRYRHPLVPLLLPLAAAATVEIITRLHNRQYRSLVAAALVGAVSAVLANVTIHDENRLEASSRMNVGIAAAKSGNLGQSIQLFRQALEASPEIAEAHFNLARALSLSGNDVEAIRHYQHALQLDERLTEVYYHAATSFERLGHREDAFRFYQRAYELMPANQNALKGMRRTGKDPSPSSNQ; this is encoded by the coding sequence GTGGACCGCCCCCAAGTCATCGCCAGATTTCATTGGTGGCTGTTGTTGATCGCAGTGATCGCGTTCGTCCTGCGTTTGGTGCACGTGCTGCAAACCGGCCAAGTCCCTACCGTTGATCAGCCGATCGGGGACAGTCGCGGCTACCTTGATTGGGCCTTCCAAATCTCCCAAGGCAATTGGTACGGCTCGGAAACGTTCTATCAAGCTCCGCTGTATCCCTATTTTTTGGCGATCCTGAAAAGCTGTTTCGGCGTTGCGGCCCTGGGGATTCGGCTGGCGCAGATCACACTCGGTTCGGTCTCGGTGCTGCTCGTCGGCTGGACCTCCCGTCGCTTGTTCGGCGACCGCGCCGGATTGGTGGCTGCCGCCATGTTGGCGGCGTATCCGCCGAGCATCTTTTACGACGCCTTGATTCAAAAGGCCGCGTTGGCGTCGTTCCTGCTGTGCTGCTTTCTGTTCTTTTTGACCGAATTGACCAAGCGGCCATGGATCACCATTGCAATGCTGTGTGGCATCAGCTTGGCGCTGCTGATCGTGACGCGAGAAAACGCGCTGCTGTGGTTTCCTATTCCACTTGCCTGGATCGTCCTGGGACTGAAATCGCCAACCGACAGGCCTGAATCGGGCGTCGCTGACATCGAGCGATCACAACGCTGGAAACTCGCGCTGGGCTATGTGGCCGGATTGACGATCGTGCTGTTGCCGGTGGCCGCCCGCAATGCGTCGCTCGGCGGCGAATGGTCCCCAACGACGTTCCAAGCCGGCCCCAACTTTTACATCGGCAACAATCTCGGTGCGAACGGAGTTTACGTGCCCTTGGTTCCCGGACATGAGACACCGTTCTACGAACGAAGTGATGCGATCCGCTTGGCCGAACAGGAATCTGGAGAGCCGCTTTCCGCCCGGCAAGTCTCCCGTTTCTGGATGAGCAAAGCCATCGGGGAAATCCGACAGGACTACCTGCATTGGTTCCAACTGATGGCGATCAAATCCCTGATGGTGATCAATCATTACGAAGTCCCCGACGTGGAAAGCTTCGCGTTCTATCGCGAATTCTCCGTGCCGCTGTTGGCACTCGGCAAATTGCTGCACTTCGGCATCTTGTTCCCGCTGGGAGCCATCGGGATCGCGATGACGATCGACCGCTGGCGTTCGCTTTGGGTGTATTACCTGCTGATCGCAACCATGATCGCCGCGGTCGTCGCTTTTTTCATCCTGGGACGCTACCGGCATCCGCTTGTACCGCTGCTGTTGCCTCTCGCCGCGGCAGCGACGGTCGAAATCATCACGCGGCTTCATAACCGTCAGTACCGCAGCTTGGTCGCGGCGGCCCTGGTCGGAGCGGTTTCGGCGGTCCTGGCCAACGTGACGATCCACGACGAAAACCGATTGGAAGCCAGTTCCCGCATGAACGTCGGCATCGCAGCGGCGAAATCCGGCAACCTGGGCCAAAGCATCCAACTGTTTCGACAAGCATTGGAAGCATCCCCGGAGATCGCCGAAGCGCATTTCAATCTCGCTCGAGCACTGTCGCTTTCGGGAAACGACGTCGAAGCGATACGCCACTATCAACACGCGCTACAATTAGACGAACGGCTGACCGAGGTGTATTACCACGCCGCGACGTCGTTCGAAAGACTCGGCCACCGTGAAGACGCTTTTCGCTTCTATCAACGCGCCTACGAATTGATGCCGGCCAACCAGAACGCCTTGAAGGGGATGCGGCGCACCGGGAAGGATCCGTCCCCTTCATCCAACCAATGA
- a CDS encoding multiheme c-type cytochrome, whose translation MTNQKRILIAITGTACLVGYLFLTRKGRNNEIDADVLLRRQRQIDSAAEDDRLAQATDLDLLRKSGRGQPVPAHLVSEIDPSFDHWVVADRKLTHRAEVPFQPGQLPTPPSTDAPVHTNPGFLGADACKECHARQYDSFVETAHYRTSRHADPDDIIGSFQPGQNELNTGTVGVSFQMIERDGVPLQRTSFFGWQFDVPIHLTFGSSNIAETYAYWSGDKLYQLNCSCLGDGNRWINSPGYVDGDAAFARPILPGCIDCHSTYIDVREMPNRYTPQSLIVGISCERCHRPGKQHVQYHQANPDAKQARHISVPSKLTRQQQMDVCGQCHTSNKQLGNRRPFQFRPGDRLEDHYTMLDESQTDNQVHASNQSARLAMSRCFQASDMACVECHNPHHNERGQVQLFSERCLSCHETQHCTFPNPTGLNLGDNCIDCHMPKGSGNLHINTEQGKIFPPLRDHYIRVDAAATQDFLRSQQSP comes from the coding sequence ATGACGAATCAAAAGCGGATCCTGATCGCCATCACCGGCACCGCGTGCTTGGTCGGGTACCTCTTCCTGACCCGAAAAGGACGCAACAATGAAATCGATGCCGATGTACTCCTGAGGCGTCAACGACAGATCGATTCGGCAGCGGAAGACGACAGGCTCGCCCAGGCCACCGACCTGGACCTGCTCCGGAAATCCGGACGCGGCCAACCCGTCCCCGCTCACCTGGTCTCCGAAATCGATCCGTCATTTGACCATTGGGTCGTTGCCGACCGGAAATTAACCCATCGGGCCGAGGTGCCGTTTCAACCCGGCCAACTCCCCACACCGCCGTCAACCGATGCACCGGTCCATACCAATCCGGGCTTTCTGGGCGCGGACGCTTGCAAGGAATGTCATGCCCGGCAATACGATTCGTTTGTCGAAACCGCCCATTACCGCACCAGTCGACATGCGGACCCCGACGACATCATCGGATCGTTCCAGCCGGGACAAAACGAGTTGAACACCGGCACGGTCGGCGTGTCCTTTCAGATGATCGAACGTGATGGCGTGCCGCTGCAACGAACGTCGTTCTTCGGCTGGCAATTTGACGTCCCCATTCACTTGACGTTCGGATCGTCGAATATCGCCGAAACCTATGCCTACTGGAGCGGCGACAAGCTTTATCAGCTGAACTGTTCCTGCCTGGGCGACGGAAACCGATGGATCAACAGCCCCGGATACGTCGACGGCGATGCCGCATTCGCCCGCCCCATCCTGCCCGGATGCATCGATTGTCACTCGACCTACATCGACGTCCGCGAAATGCCTAATCGGTACACGCCCCAATCGCTGATCGTCGGGATCTCCTGCGAACGATGCCACCGCCCCGGAAAGCAACACGTCCAATACCACCAGGCCAATCCCGATGCCAAACAGGCTCGGCACATCTCCGTCCCCAGCAAGCTGACACGGCAACAACAGATGGACGTCTGCGGCCAGTGCCATACCTCCAACAAACAGCTGGGCAACCGCCGGCCCTTTCAATTCCGGCCCGGCGACCGCCTGGAAGACCACTACACCATGCTGGATGAATCCCAAACCGACAATCAGGTGCACGCCAGCAATCAATCGGCCAGACTGGCGATGAGCCGATGCTTCCAAGCGTCAGACATGGCCTGCGTCGAATGCCACAATCCCCATCACAACGAACGCGGACAAGTCCAACTCTTCTCCGAACGTTGTCTTTCTTGCCACGAAACACAGCACTGCACGTTTCCCAATCCGACAGGTCTGAATCTGGGCGACAACTGCATCGACTGCCACATGCCAAAAGGCTCGGGGAACCTGCACATCAACACCGAGCAAGGCAAGATTTTCCCGCCGCTGCGCGACCACTACATTCGCGTCGACGCCGCCGCGACCCAAGACTTTCTTCGATCGCAGCAATCACCCTGA
- a CDS encoding ATP-binding protein: MSFTPPSAGSGADADSQLDALISRIQSLTGGDGAAQGAKQPPNQPQKPAQAAAPPQGASGPGPAASVGQPAAAANTPAPPRRTPPAALPDGPQPAQRAPVPQRPAPQRPATPGNAAPGSPPVGGDRAVSAPGAPARPSRPATPQAAAAAGAGKSTSGGSPKSSDAPAAEAAGGPKQSLGGGVEIPAGPLGFEPSRDEAWRPVEPESMEKAGINESILEAIMYRFLLTAGESEGRKIADQVKVPFRLVEPILTRMKMEQNIAYKNATATNDYVYVLTETGRQIARNHNSDCTYFGACPVRLEDYIKSVRYQTIEGQYPKKADLVRAFSDLLINPKMLNRLGPAIASGRGMFLFGFPGNGKTSIAERVTGAFGKYIWIPRSVDIDGDVLRVFDPMNHVLAMPEENTGLLDIGGFDKRWVRIERPTIIAGGELTMDMLEVLCNADTNISESPLQLKSNCGTLVIDDFGRQKMRVDELLNRWIIPLEKRYDFLNMASGKKIQVPFDQLVIFSTNLEPKDLVDDAFLRRIPYKIEVENPPEQDFRKLFEIMCRVTKMPYNPEAIDYLIKTHYLPVGRPFRNCQPRDLLLQVRNFCLYNDLELELKNEYFDFACDNYFSVM; this comes from the coding sequence ATGTCATTTACGCCTCCTTCTGCCGGCAGCGGCGCGGATGCAGATAGCCAACTGGATGCACTGATCTCTCGAATTCAATCGTTGACCGGTGGCGATGGGGCCGCCCAGGGAGCGAAGCAGCCGCCTAATCAGCCACAAAAGCCGGCGCAGGCCGCTGCGCCGCCACAGGGTGCCAGCGGGCCGGGGCCGGCCGCATCGGTGGGCCAACCGGCAGCGGCTGCCAACACGCCCGCTCCGCCGCGGAGAACGCCGCCGGCCGCATTGCCCGATGGCCCCCAACCGGCCCAGCGAGCGCCGGTGCCGCAGCGCCCCGCACCGCAACGCCCTGCAACCCCCGGCAATGCGGCTCCCGGATCACCACCGGTCGGTGGCGATCGGGCAGTCTCGGCACCGGGGGCTCCGGCCAGACCGTCGCGCCCGGCGACCCCGCAAGCCGCCGCAGCAGCAGGCGCCGGCAAATCAACGTCGGGCGGTTCGCCCAAGTCGTCGGATGCCCCCGCGGCCGAAGCGGCCGGCGGCCCCAAGCAATCGCTGGGCGGAGGCGTCGAGATCCCGGCGGGACCGCTCGGATTTGAACCATCGCGTGACGAGGCCTGGCGGCCGGTCGAGCCGGAGTCGATGGAGAAGGCGGGGATCAACGAGTCGATTTTGGAGGCGATCATGTATCGCTTTCTGTTGACCGCCGGTGAGTCGGAAGGCCGCAAGATTGCCGATCAGGTCAAAGTCCCATTTCGGTTGGTCGAACCGATTTTGACGCGAATGAAGATGGAGCAGAACATCGCCTACAAGAACGCGACGGCGACGAATGATTACGTCTATGTTCTAACGGAAACGGGTCGCCAAATCGCCCGCAACCACAACTCCGACTGCACCTATTTCGGCGCTTGCCCGGTCCGTTTGGAGGACTACATCAAGAGCGTCCGCTACCAGACCATCGAAGGCCAGTACCCCAAAAAAGCGGACCTGGTGCGGGCCTTCAGTGACCTGCTGATCAACCCGAAAATGCTCAATCGACTCGGCCCGGCGATCGCCAGCGGCCGGGGGATGTTCCTGTTCGGGTTTCCCGGTAACGGCAAGACGTCGATCGCCGAGCGGGTGACCGGCGCGTTCGGAAAGTACATCTGGATCCCGCGCAGCGTGGACATCGACGGCGACGTGTTGCGGGTGTTCGATCCGATGAACCACGTGCTGGCGATGCCCGAGGAAAACACGGGGCTGTTGGACATCGGTGGATTCGACAAACGCTGGGTCCGCATCGAGCGGCCGACGATCATCGCCGGTGGTGAATTAACGATGGACATGCTGGAGGTGCTCTGCAACGCCGACACGAACATCAGCGAATCCCCGTTGCAGCTGAAAAGCAACTGCGGCACGCTGGTCATCGACGACTTCGGTCGTCAAAAAATGCGCGTCGACGAGTTGCTTAACCGTTGGATCATCCCGCTGGAAAAACGCTATGACTTTCTGAACATGGCCAGTGGGAAAAAGATCCAGGTCCCGTTTGACCAGTTGGTGATTTTCAGCACCAACCTGGAACCGAAGGACTTGGTCGATGATGCGTTCTTGCGCCGGATCCCGTACAAGATCGAGGTCGAGAACCCGCCGGAGCAGGACTTTCGAAAACTGTTCGAAATCATGTGCCGGGTCACCAAGATGCCCTACAACCCCGAAGCGATCGACTACTTGATCAAGACACACTATCTGCCGGTCGGGCGGCCGTTCCGAAACTGCCAGCCACGTGACCTGCTGCTGCAAGTCCGCAATTTTTGCCTGTACAACGACTTGGAGCTCGAGCTGAAAAACGAGTACTTCGACTTCGCCTGCGACAACTACTTCTCGGTGATGTAG
- a CDS encoding DUF6666 family protein, which translates to MACPVMLVWGLLLCCSAATARGPAATARGPAATGEGVVHAAADVFQSDRVDMSDAVPVRRSRRDVSVSHAVHNGGELKQVAYFDGDSGYGPAVFESTCGCETVCDCPVGGGFAGPGCGIEASCGFEPACGTEVWGEPSCGCDGVGCDACCDGYDPTCGCNACCGGIGGFIDCLFPRLRIQWAQLDLFAGVAGHTGPMNFANISATGTDRRGTGSFGFYEGFNKGVGLRFFGTDMAWQSGVRFTQNNLSGAGFTDETRGQIFLTSGIFRTVDYGFQYGLVLDYLYEDWYYRSDLVQLRGELGWVNRGCNVFGLKFAVGVDDDTATTSVLNNSGAVVRNDIELEAMTQYRLFYRHRLARLGSCEGFVGWTDNDDGLLGMELDLPVHGNLLWNTSATYLIPNEGTGSGGNQEEGWNLAIGFTYRPGGLGAQSRYSRPLLKVADNGLMMVDRK; encoded by the coding sequence ATGGCGTGTCCGGTGATGCTCGTTTGGGGGCTCTTGCTGTGCTGCTCCGCCGCGACGGCTCGGGGCCCGGCGGCGACGGCTCGGGGTCCCGCGGCGACCGGCGAAGGTGTGGTGCACGCGGCAGCCGACGTGTTTCAGAGCGATCGCGTGGACATGTCCGATGCGGTGCCGGTGCGCCGAAGTCGGCGTGATGTTTCGGTCTCGCACGCCGTTCATAACGGCGGCGAATTGAAGCAAGTGGCTTATTTCGACGGTGATTCCGGGTACGGTCCCGCCGTCTTCGAATCGACGTGCGGTTGTGAAACGGTTTGTGATTGCCCGGTCGGCGGAGGCTTTGCCGGCCCCGGTTGCGGCATCGAAGCGTCCTGCGGGTTCGAGCCTGCGTGTGGGACCGAGGTGTGGGGCGAACCGAGCTGCGGTTGTGACGGCGTCGGCTGTGATGCCTGTTGCGACGGCTACGATCCGACGTGTGGATGCAATGCGTGTTGTGGCGGCATCGGGGGATTCATCGATTGCCTGTTTCCACGGCTGAGAATCCAGTGGGCGCAATTGGATCTGTTTGCCGGCGTGGCCGGGCACACCGGACCGATGAATTTTGCCAACATCAGTGCGACGGGAACCGATCGTCGTGGGACGGGCAGTTTCGGATTCTATGAGGGATTCAACAAAGGCGTCGGACTGCGGTTTTTCGGCACCGACATGGCTTGGCAATCCGGCGTGCGTTTCACCCAGAACAACCTTTCCGGTGCCGGGTTTACTGACGAGACGCGTGGTCAGATCTTTTTGACCAGCGGCATTTTCCGGACGGTGGACTATGGGTTCCAATACGGTCTGGTGCTGGATTACTTGTACGAGGATTGGTACTACCGTAGCGATTTGGTCCAACTGCGTGGTGAACTCGGTTGGGTCAACCGGGGCTGCAACGTGTTCGGGTTGAAGTTCGCAGTGGGAGTCGATGACGACACGGCCACGACCAGCGTTCTAAACAACAGCGGCGCCGTGGTTCGCAACGACATCGAGCTGGAAGCGATGACGCAGTACCGGCTGTTCTATCGCCACCGCCTGGCACGGCTGGGCTCTTGCGAGGGCTTCGTCGGCTGGACGGACAACGACGATGGATTGTTGGGCATGGAGCTGGATCTGCCGGTTCACGGCAACTTGTTGTGGAACACTTCGGCAACCTACCTGATCCCCAACGAAGGCACCGGCAGCGGTGGCAATCAAGAAGAGGGCTGGAATCTGGCGATCGGGTTCACCTACCGTCCCGGCGGGCTGGGCGCCCAATCACGCTACTCGCGTCCGCTGTTGAAGGTGGCTGACAACGGATTGATGATGGTGGATCGGAAGTAG